A genomic region of Hypomesus transpacificus isolate Combined female chromosome 19, fHypTra1, whole genome shotgun sequence contains the following coding sequences:
- the dhcr7 gene encoding 7-dehydrocholesterol reductase: MSAAVAMQATRRRVKPSSNGAGPEEKAELGQWGRAWEVDWFSLTGVILLLCLAPFLVFYFIMACDQYQCSVSQPIIELYSGDVTLLTIWDRSPSFTWPAAKIYAIWVSFQVVLYMCVPDITHKFLPGYVGGVQEGSRTPAGLINLYEINGLQSWIITHALWFLNAQYFHWFSPTIIFDHWIPLLWCTNILGYTVATFAFVKAYLFPTSAEDCKFTGNMFYNYMMGIEFNPRIGKWFDFKLFFNGRPGIVAWTLINLSYMAKQQELYGHVTNSMILVNVLQAIYVLDFFWNEAWYLKTIDICHDHFGWYLGWGDCVWLPFLYTLQGLYLVYHPVQLSTLHATTVLLFGLTGYYIFRSTNHQKDLFRRTEGACTIWGKRPNFIECAYHSSDGGLHHSKLMTSGFWGVARHFNYTGDLMGSLAYCLACGGAHLLPYFYIVYMTILLVHRCVRDEHRCGSKYGPDWRRYTDTVPSRLIPGIF, translated from the exons ATGAGTGCTGCAGTGGCCATGCAGGCCACCAGGAGGCGTGTCAAGCCCAGCTCTAATGGGGCGGGGCCAGAGGAGAAGGCGGAGCTTGGACAGTGGGGCAGGGCATG GGAGGTGGACTGGTTCTCTCTGACCGGCGTGATCCTTCTACTCTGTCTGGCGCCCTTCctcgtcttctacttcatcatgGCATGCGACCAGTACCAGTGCTCTGTCAGCCAGCCTATCATAGAGCTGTACAGCGGTGATGTCACGCTGCTTACCATCTGGGACCGCTCCCCTTCTTTCACCTGGCCTGCCGCCAAGATCTACGCTATCTGGGTCTCCTTCCAG GTGGTGCTCTACATGTGTGTTCCTGACATCACTCACAAGTTCCTGCCTGGTTACGTGGGCGGAGTCCAGGAGGGTTCCCGCACCCCTGCAG GGCTAATTAACCTGTATGAGATCAATGGCCTGCAGTCCTGGATCATCACCCATGCTCTGTGGTTCCTCAATGCCCAGTACTTCCACTGGTTCTCCCCCACCATCATCTTTGACCACTGGATCCCTCTGTTGTGGTGCACCAACATCCTGGGCTACACTGTGGCCACCTTCGCCTTCGTCAAGGCCTACCTGTTCCCCACCAGTGCTGAGGActg CAAATTCACTGGAAACATGTTCTACAACTACATGATGGGCATTGAGTTCAACCCACGCATTGGGAAGTGGTTTGACTTCAAGCTGTTCTTCAACGGTCGCCCTGGCATCGTGGCGTGGACGCTCATCAACCTCTCCTACATGGCCAAGCAGCAGGAGCTTTATGGTCACGTCACCAACTCCATGATCCTGGTCAATGTCCTGCAG gcCATCTATGTGCTTGACTTCTTTTGGAACGAAGCTTGGTACCTGAAGACCATTGATATCTGCCATGATCACTTTGGGTGGTATCTGGGATGGGGAGACTGCGTCTGGCTGCCCTTCCTCTACACGCTGCAG GGTCTGTACCTAGTCTACCACCCCGTCCAGCTCTCTACCCTCCACGCCACCACCGTTCTCCTCTTTGGCCTGACTGGCTACTACATCTTCCGCTCCACCAATCACCAGAAGGACCTTTTCCGCCGCACAGAGGGGGCGTGCACGATCTGGGGGAAACGCCCCAACTTCATCGAGTGTGCCTATCATTCGTCGGACGGTGGCCTCCACCACAGCAAGCTGATGACCTCCGGGTTCTGGGGTGTGGCTCGCCACTTCAACTACACAGGGGACCTGATGGGGTCCCTGGCGTACTGCCTGGCGTGCGGCGGCGCCCACCTCCTGCCGTACTTCTACATCGTGTACATGACCATCCTGCTGGTGCACCGCTGCGTCAGGGACGAGCACCGCTGCGGCAGCAAGTACGGCCCAGACTGGAGGAGGTACACGGACACCGTGCCTTCCCGCCTCATCCCCGGAATCTTCTAG